GGCCAGGTGCCCATGCGGAAAAGACAGCTGCCTGCGTCCTTCTGGGAAGAGCCGAGGCCCACCCACAGCTACcccctggggctggaggggggaCTGGGCCCCAGGGAGGGAGCTCCCTATGAGGGTAAAAAACACTGCAAGGGCTTGGAGCCCTTGGGGCCCGAGACGGCCTCGGTGCCCCTGTCCCCGAGGGCCCTGGCTGACAAGGAGTTGCTCAAGATGCCGGGGATCCCCCTGGTGGGCCGGGtcaatgcctggagctgctgcCCCTTCCAGTACCATGGACAGCCCATCTACCCTGGCCCTCCGGGGGCCCTGCCCCCGAGCCCCGTGCCCGGCCTGGGCCTGTGGCAGAAGAGCCCCGGCCGCCCTGGGGAGCTGAGCCACTTCTGCAAGGACGTGGATGGCCTGGGGCAGAAAGTGTGCAGGCCCGTGGTTCTCAAGCCCATCCCCACCAAGCCGGCCATGCCCCCACCCATCTTCAATGTCTTTGGCTACCTCTAGCTTGGCCAGGAAGGCCTtggctcccacctcccacctgcagGAGTGTGGGGGCCCCAAGGGCTGTTCTCGAGGGGGGCTGGACAGTGTTAGGGGGCCTCCTGGGCATTCCAAATGCCCCCTCCCTTTGTGGCGGGTGGCAGAGGGCAGGATTGGAGGGGTGCTCCTCACTGGCTCAGCTGTCGAGACCTTGGGAGCTGTGGGGCTGGGCTCGGCTGGCCCCTCCCCAACCGGGCCAGAGCCCAAGAGATCactcccctgccccaccaagaTGGCAAGCAGCGGGACTCGGTCGATCCTTGCTTGCGGGCCAACCTTACGCCAGTTCCGCATCTGTTCAGCCGTCAGCCACTGTGTGAGCCAATGCCAGTTCTTTTTGTTCGTTGTAAATATTAAGACAGTTAAAAGAATAAAGACACTTCTGCAGTTTCCACATCTTGGGTGTCGTGAGGTTGAACGGTCCCTAGGCCTAAGGGGGCACAGGCTGCACCCAGGCCGAGGGCCCAGGGCTGCTTGTGGCTGAGActggcaggggaggctgggggtggcCCGGAGCCTCAGAGGTGTCTGGGGGCcaggaagtgtcgctccccctcttcgtggaggagcaacacaggaccctgcgctgttctttcgtctgctcggccctccccgggtttgctgctggttcttcccgggttggctactgtcccttccacctccgtggaagggcagttccccctggccgcattccccacttccgcaggggagcggcacaccgccagccggctcttctcgggggctgcacgggttcccttagatgttccccatagatgttcccggtgcatgccgtctctctcctcctttatagtcctcctccgccaatcccaactc
The nucleotide sequence above comes from Oryctolagus cuniculus chromosome 20, mOryCun1.1, whole genome shotgun sequence. Encoded proteins:
- the FAM181A gene encoding protein FAM181A is translated as MASDSEVKMLLNFVNLASSDIKAALDKSAPCRRSVDHRKYLQKQLKRFSQKYSRLPRGLPSRAAEPHLKRGPEDRPGRLLLDSCPDSSPGCKEKALGSALPEECLSHEQALQGQDPEAARPGQVPMRKRQLPASFWEEPRPTHSYPLGLEGGLGPREGAPYEGKKHCKGLEPLGPETASVPLSPRALADKELLKMPGIPLVGRVNAWSCCPFQYHGQPIYPGPPGALPPSPVPGLGLWQKSPGRPGELSHFCKDVDGLGQKVCRPVVLKPIPTKPAMPPPIFNVFGYL